The Argopecten irradians isolate NY chromosome 4, Ai_NY, whole genome shotgun sequence genome has a window encoding:
- the LOC138322376 gene encoding monocarboxylate transporter 13-like yields MEITDSNGDMNDEEDSVNIASSKDSEQSRLMNDGTLETCDSTVGNHVLVTTDIASPSHDYLNNDENELVNDVPSPVKDVEEEGEETECDVGDESIVLDEDINPAPDGGYGWLVVLGSMLVHLIIGGFERSSGILYLKLIEKFQQSAVATAWVLSLSAGLRLSLGPLSSIMSNRFTHRSVVIGGSVIVFVSMIATALSPNLTFIYFSFGIVGGVGRLFTYAPAVIIVGEYFNKKRGLAVGLSTSGVGFGSFLFPTMIETFFTFYGYFGSFLLIGAVMLHLAVCGCLFRPLWLHIQMTEHRTRQRQLKDKELGTELLEQNPNAEEQKTPGNRLKVISRKSKNKSKKFLDLSLLKDFRFVCFCIAIMLFTLSFQIAFVFIPPYAKSKGMTDLQASYAVSIAGICDGIGRIVSGIVLDLKHVKPYRVYIYNTVMFFIGLTSFVVPNLDTFGILAAVCAVYGLFVGTYMSQKSVIIVDILGVKHLVSSFGLLICFQGIGMFLGPPIAGIMKDMSGHYDGGFYLGGSSMIAGGLILATANLHHYLRQLQKD; encoded by the exons ATGGAAATCACGGACAGCAATGGTGACATGAATGACGAGGAGGACTCGGTAAACATAGCTAGCTCCAAGGACTCTGAACAATCGCGATTAATGAATGATGGCACTCTTGAAACCTGCGACTCGACGGTTGGGAATCACGTTTTAGTAACTACGGATATTGCCTCACCTAGTCATGATTATCTAAACAATGACGAAAATGAATTAGTCAATGACGTCCCATCCCCAGTGAAAGATGTAGAGGAGGAGGGAGAGGAAACAGAATGTGATGTTGGAGATGAAAGCATTGTCTTAGATGAGGACATTAACCCAGCCCCTGACGGTGGGTATGGCTGGTTGGTTGTGCTGGGCAGCATGCTGGTTCATCTAATTATAG GTGGATTTGAGAGATCGTCCGGTATCCTATATTTAAAATTGATTGAGAAGTTCCAACAATCTGCAGTCGCTACTGCGTGGGTACTCTCCCTTTCAGCAGGTTTACGATTGAGTCTGG GTCCGCTGAGTAGCATCATGAGTAACCGGTTCACACACCGCTCTGTCGTGATTGGTGGATCTGTCATTGTCTTCGTCAGCATGATCGCCACGGCTCTCTCCCCAAATCTCACATTCATTTACTTCAGTTTTGGAATCGTTGGGG GAGTTGGACGGTTGTTTACCTATGCCCCCGCTGTCATTATAGTGGGAGAATATTTCAACAAGAAGCGAGGACTTGCTGTCGGTCTGTCCACATCCGGGGTAGGCTTTGGCTCCTTTCTTTTCCCCACCATGATCGAAACCTTTTTCACCTTTTATGGTTATTTTGGCTCCTTCCTTCTGATTGGCGCTGTCATGCTTCATCTAGCTGTTTGCGGATGCCTCTTCAGACCTCTATGGCTTCATATTCAAATGACTGAGCACCGAACAAG ACAAAGGCAATTAAAAGATAAAGAACTCGGAACAGAGCTATTAGAGCAAAATCCAAACGCCGAAGAACAAAAGACGCCCGGAAATAGATTAAAAGTTATTTCCCGTAAATCAAAAAACAAATCTAAGAAATTTCTGGACTTATCACTTTTGAAAGACTTccgttttgtttgtttttgtattgcTATTATGTTATTTACTCTATCCTTCCAGATTGCATTTGTATTTATACCTCCATACGCCAAATCTAAAGGCATGACTGATCTCCAGGCATCTTACGCGGTATCCATAGCCGGAATTTGTGATGGCATAGGTCGGATAGTTTCAGGAATTGTTTTAGACTTAAAGCACGTGAAACCGTACCgagtgtatatatacaatactgTGATGTTCTTCATTGGACTGACATCATTTGTAGTACCAAACCTGGATACGTTTGGTATCCTGGCAGCCGTGTGTGCTGTTTACGGTTTATTTGTGGGGACATATATGTCACAGAAGTCTGTTATTATCGTAGATATCCTCGGAGTGAAACACCTAGTCAGCTCCTTTGGATTACTGATATGTTTCCAGGGAATCGGGATGTTTCTCGGCCCGCCTATTGCAG GTATTATGAAGGACATGTCGGGCCATTATGATGGTGGATTTTACCTGGGAGGATCATCTATGATAGCTGGTGGTTTAATATTGGCAACTGCAAATCTGCACCATTACTTAAGGCAATTGCAGAAGGATTAA